A genomic window from Betta splendens chromosome 24, fBetSpl5.4, whole genome shotgun sequence includes:
- the slc22a2 gene encoding solute carrier family 22 member 2 isoform X5 produces MTTFDDLLEEAGPFGRCQKRVFGLFCLLSSTFPGMYLGIVFQGFTPDHWCRDPAALAKGESCGWSPEDVRRRAAPGGNGSSSCERYEVDWNSSSLSCDILDLQLSGAAVSGCKDGWTYDYEGRKSFVSEFDLVCADSWLVDMFLSTFSAGNLIGSFAFGYFADRFGRKLCFLVADITSVVSGLVMAAVPHYVAVLVLRVAFGLALKGVWMSSYVLLTEIVGVQYRRGVCIGYQMAFSAGVLLLPLLAYFISDWRWLQVAVAAPGVVFLSFYWFLPESPRWLISQNNPSKALEVTEAMAKENGRTVKAHEELSKDAGDSPAASLLDLVRTPNMRKHTFILMFNWFTSAVVYQGLILRVGIAGGNVYVDFFLSGLVEFPAAFLILLTIDRVGRRLPFAGANITAGASCLLAAFLPDRWHWLKTVVACVGRLGITMAFEMVLFVNAELYPTFVRNLGVSVCSTLTDIGGIVAPFLLYRLAVIWLELPLVIFGALAFVAGGLVLLLPETKGVPLPETIKDVEFPDGSGHAETAL; encoded by the exons ATGACGACCTTCGACGACCTCCTGGAGGAGGCCGGCCCCTTCGGCCGCTGCCAGAAGCGCGTCTTCGgcctcttctgcctcctctccagcaCCTTCCCAGGGATGTACCTTGGCATCGTGTTCCAGGGCTTCACGCCGGACCACTGGTGCCGGGACCCGGCGGCGCTGGCGAAGGGGGAGTCGTGTGGCTGGAGCCCGGAGGACGTTCGCAGGCGGGCGGCGCCGGGAGGCAACGGGTCGAGCAGCTGCGAGCGCTACGAGGTGGactggaacagcagcagcctcagctgtgacatcctggacctgcagctcagcGGAGCCGCGGTCAGCGGCTGCAAG GACGGATGGACGTACGACTACGAGGGCAGGAAGTCCTTCGTCTCCGAG TTCGACCTGGTCTGCGCCGACTCGTGGCTGGTGGACATGTTCCTGTCCACCTTCAGCGCGGGGAACCTCATCGGCAGCTTCGCTTTCGGCTACTTTGCCGACAG gttcGGCAGGAAGCTGTGTTTCCTGGTGGCCGACATCACCAGCGTGGTGTCGGGTCTGGTCATGGCCGCGGTTCCTCACTACGTGGCCGTGCTGGTGCTGAGGGTCGCCTTCGGCCTCGCGCTCAAAGGCGTCTGGATGTCCAGCTACGTGCTGC TGACGGAGATCGTGGGCGTCCAGTACCGCCGCGGCGTGTGCATCGGGTACCAGATGGCGTTCAGCGCCGGCGtgctcctgctgcctctgctggcCTACTTCATCTCGGACTGGCGCTGGCTGCAGGTGGCCGTCGCCGCGCCCGGCGTCGTCTTCCTGTCCTTCTACTG gttctTGCCAGAGTCTCCGCGGTGGCTCATCTCCCAGAACAACCCGTCCAAAGCCCTGGAGGTGACTGAGGCCATGGCCAAGGAGAACGGGAGGACCGTCAAGGCTCACGAG GAACTGAGCAAAGACGCCGGCGACTCGCCCGCGGCCTCGCTGCTGGATCTGGTCCGGACGCCCAACATGAGGAAACACACCTTCATCCTCATGTTTAACTG GTTCACCAGCGCCGTCGTCTACCAGGGCCTCATCCTGCGCGTGGGCATCGCCGGAGGAAACGTCTACGTCGACTTCTTCCTCTCGGGCCTGGTGGAGTTTCCCGCcgccttcctcatcctcctcaccaTCGACCGCGTGGGCCGGCGTCTTCCCTTCGCCGGTGCCAACATCACAGCTggagcctcctgcctcctcgcAGCCTTCCTCCCTGACC GTTGGCACTGGCTGAAGACCGTGGTGGCCTGTGTGGGTCGGCTGGGCATCACCATGGCCTTTGAGATGGTCCTGTTCGTGAACGCGGAGCTCTACCCGACGTTTGTGAG GAACCTGGGCGTGTCCGTCTGCTCCACCCTGACGGACATCGGAGGCATCGTGGCTCCGTTCCTGCTCTACAGACTGGCTGTGATCTGGCTGGAGCTGCCTCTCGTCATCTTTG GTGCTTTAGCGTTTGTGGCCGGAGGTCTGGTTTTGTTGCTGCCAGAGACCAAAGGAGTCCCTCTGCCCGAGACCATTAAGGACGTGGAGTTCCCCGACGG ATCGGGACATGCAGAAACAGCTCTGTGA
- the slc22a2 gene encoding solute carrier family 22 member 2 isoform X2 — MTTFDDLLEEAGPFGRCQKRVFGLFCLLSSTFPGMYLGIVFQGFTPDHWCRDPAALAKGESCGWSPEDVRRRAAPGGNGSSSCERYEVDWNSSSLSCDILDLQLSGAAVSGCKVSPLPWRRGPVTCSSVEQSPVILVCVGLNQCLFVRTDGRTTTRAGSPSSPSSTWSAPTRGWWTCSCPPSARGTSSAASLSATLPTGDDLLLLTCWAQSRALALTLSRPSSLALSLSLCRFGRKLCFLVADITSVVSGLVMAAVPHYVAVLVLRVAFGLALKGVWMSSYVLLTEIVGVQYRRGVCIGYQMAFSAGVLLLPLLAYFISDWRWLQVAVAAPGVVFLSFYWFLPESPRWLISQNNPSKALEVTEAMAKENGRTVKAHEELSKDAGDSPAASLLDLVRTPNMRKHTFILMFNWFTSAVVYQGLILRVGIAGGNVYVDFFLSGLVEFPAAFLILLTIDRVGRRLPFAGANITAGASCLLAAFLPDRWHWLKTVVACVGRLGITMAFEMVLFVNAELYPTFVRNLGVSVCSTLTDIGGIVAPFLLYRLAVIWLELPLVIFGALAFVAGGLVLLLPETKGVPLPETIKDVEFPDGSGHAETAL, encoded by the exons ATGACGACCTTCGACGACCTCCTGGAGGAGGCCGGCCCCTTCGGCCGCTGCCAGAAGCGCGTCTTCGgcctcttctgcctcctctccagcaCCTTCCCAGGGATGTACCTTGGCATCGTGTTCCAGGGCTTCACGCCGGACCACTGGTGCCGGGACCCGGCGGCGCTGGCGAAGGGGGAGTCGTGTGGCTGGAGCCCGGAGGACGTTCGCAGGCGGGCGGCGCCGGGAGGCAACGGGTCGAGCAGCTGCGAGCGCTACGAGGTGGactggaacagcagcagcctcagctgtgacatcctggacctgcagctcagcGGAGCCGCGGTCAGCGGCTGCAAGGTGAGCCCGTTACCATGGAGACGTGGGCCTGTGACATGTAGCTCAGTGGAGCAGAGCCCCGTGATTCTGGTTTGTGTTGGTCTGAATCAGTGTCTGTTTGTCAGGACGGATGGACGTACGACTACGAGGGCAGGAAGTCCTTCGTCTCCGAG TTCGACCTGGTCTGCGCCGACTCGTGGCTGGTGGACATGTTCCTGTCCACCTTCAGCGCGGGGAACCTCATCGGCAGCTTCGCTTTCGGCTACTTTGCCGACAGGTGATGATTTGTTGCTGCTCACGTGTTGGGCCCAGAGTCGAGCGTTGGCGCTGACGCTCAGCCGACcgtcctcgctcgccctctctctctctctctgcaggttcGGCAGGAAGCTGTGTTTCCTGGTGGCCGACATCACCAGCGTGGTGTCGGGTCTGGTCATGGCCGCGGTTCCTCACTACGTGGCCGTGCTGGTGCTGAGGGTCGCCTTCGGCCTCGCGCTCAAAGGCGTCTGGATGTCCAGCTACGTGCTGC TGACGGAGATCGTGGGCGTCCAGTACCGCCGCGGCGTGTGCATCGGGTACCAGATGGCGTTCAGCGCCGGCGtgctcctgctgcctctgctggcCTACTTCATCTCGGACTGGCGCTGGCTGCAGGTGGCCGTCGCCGCGCCCGGCGTCGTCTTCCTGTCCTTCTACTG gttctTGCCAGAGTCTCCGCGGTGGCTCATCTCCCAGAACAACCCGTCCAAAGCCCTGGAGGTGACTGAGGCCATGGCCAAGGAGAACGGGAGGACCGTCAAGGCTCACGAG GAACTGAGCAAAGACGCCGGCGACTCGCCCGCGGCCTCGCTGCTGGATCTGGTCCGGACGCCCAACATGAGGAAACACACCTTCATCCTCATGTTTAACTG GTTCACCAGCGCCGTCGTCTACCAGGGCCTCATCCTGCGCGTGGGCATCGCCGGAGGAAACGTCTACGTCGACTTCTTCCTCTCGGGCCTGGTGGAGTTTCCCGCcgccttcctcatcctcctcaccaTCGACCGCGTGGGCCGGCGTCTTCCCTTCGCCGGTGCCAACATCACAGCTggagcctcctgcctcctcgcAGCCTTCCTCCCTGACC GTTGGCACTGGCTGAAGACCGTGGTGGCCTGTGTGGGTCGGCTGGGCATCACCATGGCCTTTGAGATGGTCCTGTTCGTGAACGCGGAGCTCTACCCGACGTTTGTGAG GAACCTGGGCGTGTCCGTCTGCTCCACCCTGACGGACATCGGAGGCATCGTGGCTCCGTTCCTGCTCTACAGACTGGCTGTGATCTGGCTGGAGCTGCCTCTCGTCATCTTTG GTGCTTTAGCGTTTGTGGCCGGAGGTCTGGTTTTGTTGCTGCCAGAGACCAAAGGAGTCCCTCTGCCCGAGACCATTAAGGACGTGGAGTTCCCCGACGG ATCGGGACATGCAGAAACAGCTCTGTGA
- the slc22a2 gene encoding solute carrier family 22 member 2 isoform X4, giving the protein MTTFDDLLEEAGPFGRCQKRVFGLFCLLSSTFPGMYLGIVFQGFTPDHWCRDPAALAKGESCGWSPEDVRRRAAPGGNGSSSCERYEVDWNSSSLSCDILDLQLSGAAVSGCKVSPLPWRRGPVTCSSVEQSPVILVCVGLNQCLFVRTDGRTTTRAGSPSSPSSTWSAPTRGWWTCSCPPSARGTSSAASLSATLPTGDDLLLLTCWAQSRALALTLSRPSSLALSLSLCRFGRKLCFLVADITSVVSGLVMAAVPHYVAVLVLRVAFGLALKGVWMSSYVLLTEIVGVQYRRGVCIGYQMAFSAGVLLLPLLAYFISDWRWLQVAVAAPGVVFLSFYWFLPESPRWLISQNNPSKALEVTEAMAKENGRTVKAHEELSKDAGDSPAASLLDLVRTPNMRKHTFILMFNWFTSAVVYQGLILRVGIAGGNVYVDFFLSGLVEFPAAFLILLTIDRVGRRLPFAGANITAGASCLLAAFLPDRWHWLKTVVACVGRLGITMAFEMVLFVNAELYPTFVRCFSVCGRRSGFVAARDQRSPSARDH; this is encoded by the exons ATGACGACCTTCGACGACCTCCTGGAGGAGGCCGGCCCCTTCGGCCGCTGCCAGAAGCGCGTCTTCGgcctcttctgcctcctctccagcaCCTTCCCAGGGATGTACCTTGGCATCGTGTTCCAGGGCTTCACGCCGGACCACTGGTGCCGGGACCCGGCGGCGCTGGCGAAGGGGGAGTCGTGTGGCTGGAGCCCGGAGGACGTTCGCAGGCGGGCGGCGCCGGGAGGCAACGGGTCGAGCAGCTGCGAGCGCTACGAGGTGGactggaacagcagcagcctcagctgtgacatcctggacctgcagctcagcGGAGCCGCGGTCAGCGGCTGCAAGGTGAGCCCGTTACCATGGAGACGTGGGCCTGTGACATGTAGCTCAGTGGAGCAGAGCCCCGTGATTCTGGTTTGTGTTGGTCTGAATCAGTGTCTGTTTGTCAGGACGGATGGACGTACGACTACGAGGGCAGGAAGTCCTTCGTCTCCGAG TTCGACCTGGTCTGCGCCGACTCGTGGCTGGTGGACATGTTCCTGTCCACCTTCAGCGCGGGGAACCTCATCGGCAGCTTCGCTTTCGGCTACTTTGCCGACAGGTGATGATTTGTTGCTGCTCACGTGTTGGGCCCAGAGTCGAGCGTTGGCGCTGACGCTCAGCCGACcgtcctcgctcgccctctctctctctctctgcaggttcGGCAGGAAGCTGTGTTTCCTGGTGGCCGACATCACCAGCGTGGTGTCGGGTCTGGTCATGGCCGCGGTTCCTCACTACGTGGCCGTGCTGGTGCTGAGGGTCGCCTTCGGCCTCGCGCTCAAAGGCGTCTGGATGTCCAGCTACGTGCTGC TGACGGAGATCGTGGGCGTCCAGTACCGCCGCGGCGTGTGCATCGGGTACCAGATGGCGTTCAGCGCCGGCGtgctcctgctgcctctgctggcCTACTTCATCTCGGACTGGCGCTGGCTGCAGGTGGCCGTCGCCGCGCCCGGCGTCGTCTTCCTGTCCTTCTACTG gttctTGCCAGAGTCTCCGCGGTGGCTCATCTCCCAGAACAACCCGTCCAAAGCCCTGGAGGTGACTGAGGCCATGGCCAAGGAGAACGGGAGGACCGTCAAGGCTCACGAG GAACTGAGCAAAGACGCCGGCGACTCGCCCGCGGCCTCGCTGCTGGATCTGGTCCGGACGCCCAACATGAGGAAACACACCTTCATCCTCATGTTTAACTG GTTCACCAGCGCCGTCGTCTACCAGGGCCTCATCCTGCGCGTGGGCATCGCCGGAGGAAACGTCTACGTCGACTTCTTCCTCTCGGGCCTGGTGGAGTTTCCCGCcgccttcctcatcctcctcaccaTCGACCGCGTGGGCCGGCGTCTTCCCTTCGCCGGTGCCAACATCACAGCTggagcctcctgcctcctcgcAGCCTTCCTCCCTGACC GTTGGCACTGGCTGAAGACCGTGGTGGCCTGTGTGGGTCGGCTGGGCATCACCATGGCCTTTGAGATGGTCCTGTTCGTGAACGCGGAGCTCTACCCGACGTTTGTGAG GTGCTTTAGCGTTTGTGGCCGGAGGTCTGGTTTTGTTGCTGCCAGAGACCAAAGGAGTCCCTCTGCCCGAGACCATTAA
- the slc22a2 gene encoding solute carrier family 22 member 2 isoform X3 yields the protein MTTFDDLLEEAGPFGRCQKRVFGLFCLLSSTFPGMYLGIVFQGFTPDHWCRDPAALAKGESCGWSPEDVRRRAAPGGNGSSSCERYEVDWNSSSLSCDILDLQLSGAAVSGCKDGWTYDYEGRKSFVSEFDLVCADSWLVDMFLSTFSAGNLIGSFAFGYFADRFGRKLCFLVADITSVVSGLVMAAVPHYVAVLVLRVAFGLALKGVWMSSYVLLTEIVGVQYRRGVCIGYQMAFSAGVLLLPLLAYFISDWRWLQVAVAAPGVVFLSFYWFLPESPRWLISQNNPSKALEVTEAMAKENGRTVKAHEELSKDAGDSPAASLLDLVRTPNMRKHTFILMFNWFTSAVVYQGLILRVGIAGGNVYVDFFLSGLVEFPAAFLILLTIDRVGRRLPFAGANITAGASCLLAAFLPDRELELILRLVLKVGHDPCVCVCLSVCVFLCVCVCVCASLSVCFSVSVCVSVCVFLCVCVCLSVCLSVCVCVSLSVCFSLSLCVSLSLCVFLSLCVCLSVCLCVCVSLSLCVCVSVCMCLYLSVSVCLFHCFYVCVSLSLCVSLSLCVSLCVCAGLRLALAEDRGGLCGSAGHHHGL from the exons ATGACGACCTTCGACGACCTCCTGGAGGAGGCCGGCCCCTTCGGCCGCTGCCAGAAGCGCGTCTTCGgcctcttctgcctcctctccagcaCCTTCCCAGGGATGTACCTTGGCATCGTGTTCCAGGGCTTCACGCCGGACCACTGGTGCCGGGACCCGGCGGCGCTGGCGAAGGGGGAGTCGTGTGGCTGGAGCCCGGAGGACGTTCGCAGGCGGGCGGCGCCGGGAGGCAACGGGTCGAGCAGCTGCGAGCGCTACGAGGTGGactggaacagcagcagcctcagctgtgacatcctggacctgcagctcagcGGAGCCGCGGTCAGCGGCTGCAAG GACGGATGGACGTACGACTACGAGGGCAGGAAGTCCTTCGTCTCCGAG TTCGACCTGGTCTGCGCCGACTCGTGGCTGGTGGACATGTTCCTGTCCACCTTCAGCGCGGGGAACCTCATCGGCAGCTTCGCTTTCGGCTACTTTGCCGACAG gttcGGCAGGAAGCTGTGTTTCCTGGTGGCCGACATCACCAGCGTGGTGTCGGGTCTGGTCATGGCCGCGGTTCCTCACTACGTGGCCGTGCTGGTGCTGAGGGTCGCCTTCGGCCTCGCGCTCAAAGGCGTCTGGATGTCCAGCTACGTGCTGC TGACGGAGATCGTGGGCGTCCAGTACCGCCGCGGCGTGTGCATCGGGTACCAGATGGCGTTCAGCGCCGGCGtgctcctgctgcctctgctggcCTACTTCATCTCGGACTGGCGCTGGCTGCAGGTGGCCGTCGCCGCGCCCGGCGTCGTCTTCCTGTCCTTCTACTG gttctTGCCAGAGTCTCCGCGGTGGCTCATCTCCCAGAACAACCCGTCCAAAGCCCTGGAGGTGACTGAGGCCATGGCCAAGGAGAACGGGAGGACCGTCAAGGCTCACGAG GAACTGAGCAAAGACGCCGGCGACTCGCCCGCGGCCTCGCTGCTGGATCTGGTCCGGACGCCCAACATGAGGAAACACACCTTCATCCTCATGTTTAACTG GTTCACCAGCGCCGTCGTCTACCAGGGCCTCATCCTGCGCGTGGGCATCGCCGGAGGAAACGTCTACGTCGACTTCTTCCTCTCGGGCCTGGTGGAGTTTCCCGCcgccttcctcatcctcctcaccaTCGACCGCGTGGGCCGGCGTCTTCCCTTCGCCGGTGCCAACATCACAGCTggagcctcctgcctcctcgcAGCCTTCCTCCCTGACCGTGAGTTGGAGCTGATCCTCAGGCTTGTGCTGAAAGTTGGACatgacccgtgtgtgtgtgtgtgtctgtctgtgtgtgtgtttctctgtgtgtgtgtgtgtgtgtgtgcgtctctgtctgtgtgtttctctgtctctgtgtgtgtctctgtgtgtgtgtttctctgtgtctgtgtgtgtctctctgtctgtctgtctgtgtgtgtttgtgtttctctgtctgtgtgtttctctctctctctctgtgtttctctgtctctgtgtgtgtttctctctctctgtgtctgtctctctgtctgtctgtgtgtgtgtgtttctctgtctctgtgtgtgtgtgtctctgtgtgtatgtgtctctatctgagtgtctctgtgtgtctgtttcattGTTTCTATGTGtgcgtctctctgtctctgtgcgtgtctctgtctttgtgcgtctcactgtgtgtgtgcgctggccTCAGGTTGGCACTGGCTGAAGACCGTGGTGGCCTGTGTGGGTCGGCTGGGCATCACCATGGCCTTTGA
- the slc22a2 gene encoding solute carrier family 22 member 2 isoform X1 has protein sequence MTTFDDLLEEAGPFGRCQKRVFGLFCLLSSTFPGMYLGIVFQGFTPDHWCRDPAALAKGESCGWSPEDVRRRAAPGGNGSSSCERYEVDWNSSSLSCDILDLQLSGAAVSGCKVSPLPWRRGPVTCSSVEQSPVILVCVGLNQCLFVRTDGRTTTRAGSPSSPSSTWSAPTRGWWTCSCPPSARGTSSAASLSATLPTGDDLLLLTCWAQSRALALTLSRPSSLALSLSLCRFGRKLCFLVADITSVVSGLVMAAVPHYVAVLVLRVAFGLALKGVWMSSYVLLTEIVGVQYRRGVCIGYQMAFSAGVLLLPLLAYFISDWRWLQVAVAAPGVVFLSFYWFLPESPRWLISQNNPSKALEVTEAMAKENGRTVKAHEELSKDAGDSPAASLLDLVRTPNMRKHTFILMFNWFTSAVVYQGLILRVGIAGGNVYVDFFLSGLVEFPAAFLILLTIDRVGRRLPFAGANITAGASCLLAAFLPDRELELILRLVLKVGHDPCVCVCLSVCVFLCVCVCVCASLSVCFSVSVCVSVCVFLCVCVCLSVCLSVCVCVSLSVCFSLSLCVSLSLCVFLSLCVCLSVCLCVCVSLSLCVCVSVCMCLYLSVSVCLFHCFYVCVSLSLCVSLSLCVSLCVCAGLRLALAEDRGGLCGSAGHHHGL, from the exons ATGACGACCTTCGACGACCTCCTGGAGGAGGCCGGCCCCTTCGGCCGCTGCCAGAAGCGCGTCTTCGgcctcttctgcctcctctccagcaCCTTCCCAGGGATGTACCTTGGCATCGTGTTCCAGGGCTTCACGCCGGACCACTGGTGCCGGGACCCGGCGGCGCTGGCGAAGGGGGAGTCGTGTGGCTGGAGCCCGGAGGACGTTCGCAGGCGGGCGGCGCCGGGAGGCAACGGGTCGAGCAGCTGCGAGCGCTACGAGGTGGactggaacagcagcagcctcagctgtgacatcctggacctgcagctcagcGGAGCCGCGGTCAGCGGCTGCAAGGTGAGCCCGTTACCATGGAGACGTGGGCCTGTGACATGTAGCTCAGTGGAGCAGAGCCCCGTGATTCTGGTTTGTGTTGGTCTGAATCAGTGTCTGTTTGTCAGGACGGATGGACGTACGACTACGAGGGCAGGAAGTCCTTCGTCTCCGAG TTCGACCTGGTCTGCGCCGACTCGTGGCTGGTGGACATGTTCCTGTCCACCTTCAGCGCGGGGAACCTCATCGGCAGCTTCGCTTTCGGCTACTTTGCCGACAGGTGATGATTTGTTGCTGCTCACGTGTTGGGCCCAGAGTCGAGCGTTGGCGCTGACGCTCAGCCGACcgtcctcgctcgccctctctctctctctctgcaggttcGGCAGGAAGCTGTGTTTCCTGGTGGCCGACATCACCAGCGTGGTGTCGGGTCTGGTCATGGCCGCGGTTCCTCACTACGTGGCCGTGCTGGTGCTGAGGGTCGCCTTCGGCCTCGCGCTCAAAGGCGTCTGGATGTCCAGCTACGTGCTGC TGACGGAGATCGTGGGCGTCCAGTACCGCCGCGGCGTGTGCATCGGGTACCAGATGGCGTTCAGCGCCGGCGtgctcctgctgcctctgctggcCTACTTCATCTCGGACTGGCGCTGGCTGCAGGTGGCCGTCGCCGCGCCCGGCGTCGTCTTCCTGTCCTTCTACTG gttctTGCCAGAGTCTCCGCGGTGGCTCATCTCCCAGAACAACCCGTCCAAAGCCCTGGAGGTGACTGAGGCCATGGCCAAGGAGAACGGGAGGACCGTCAAGGCTCACGAG GAACTGAGCAAAGACGCCGGCGACTCGCCCGCGGCCTCGCTGCTGGATCTGGTCCGGACGCCCAACATGAGGAAACACACCTTCATCCTCATGTTTAACTG GTTCACCAGCGCCGTCGTCTACCAGGGCCTCATCCTGCGCGTGGGCATCGCCGGAGGAAACGTCTACGTCGACTTCTTCCTCTCGGGCCTGGTGGAGTTTCCCGCcgccttcctcatcctcctcaccaTCGACCGCGTGGGCCGGCGTCTTCCCTTCGCCGGTGCCAACATCACAGCTggagcctcctgcctcctcgcAGCCTTCCTCCCTGACCGTGAGTTGGAGCTGATCCTCAGGCTTGTGCTGAAAGTTGGACatgacccgtgtgtgtgtgtgtgtctgtctgtgtgtgtgtttctctgtgtgtgtgtgtgtgtgtgtgcgtctctgtctgtgtgtttctctgtctctgtgtgtgtctctgtgtgtgtgtttctctgtgtctgtgtgtgtctctctgtctgtctgtctgtgtgtgtttgtgtttctctgtctgtgtgtttctctctctctctctgtgtttctctgtctctgtgtgtgtttctctctctctgtgtctgtctctctgtctgtctgtgtgtgtgtgtttctctgtctctgtgtgtgtgtgtctctgtgtgtatgtgtctctatctgagtgtctctgtgtgtctgtttcattGTTTCTATGTGtgcgtctctctgtctctgtgcgtgtctctgtctttgtgcgtctcactgtgtgtgtgcgctggccTCAGGTTGGCACTGGCTGAAGACCGTGGTGGCCTGTGTGGGTCGGCTGGGCATCACCATGGCCTTTGA
- the LOC114849361 gene encoding solute carrier family 22 member 2-like: MTTFDDILEEAGKFGRCQKRIFALFCLLSVPFAGVYVGIVFQGFTPDHWCRDAAVMDWRRTCGWSPAEGRSALLPRVNRSGLQQQSSCEQYEVDWNNTAFTCDAEELDLSQSPTAACAGGWEYDYEGRRSFVTEFDLVCSNGWWVDMYQASLNVGFLVGSIAIGYLADRLGRKMTFLISNLLNGIAGILVALAPDYVSLLVFRTLYGFGVKGGWVVGYVLITELVGVEYRRTVGVLYQMFFSVGILLLPLQAYYITDWRWLQVVITVPYILMLSYYWFVPESPRWLLSQNKKSKAVKITEDMARENNMSLSKKIESMADDNAASSSTASFMDLIRTPKIRKHTFILSYNWFTSAVVYQGLIMRLGILGGNVFLDFLISGLVEFPAALLILLTIERVGRRLPFASANFVAGASCLLTAFIPDSMFWFKTIVACIGRLGITMTFEMVIFVNTELYPTFVRNLGVSVCSTLCDVGGIVAPFLLYRLAVIWLELPLIIFGGLAFLAGGLVLLLPETRGVPLPDTIDDIEFPNSAKEKAAQTTQQLINLLPNDDIFTKKCAEACDIAV, encoded by the exons ATGACCACCTTTGACGACATCTTGGAGGAAGCCGGGAAGTTCGGCCGCTGCCAGAAGCGGATCTTCGCCCTcttctgcctcctgtctgttcCCTTTGCAGGTGTGTACGTGGGCATCGTCTTCCAGGGCTTCACCCCGGACCACTGGTGCCGGGACGCGGCGGTGATGGACTGGAGGCGGACGTGCGGCTGGAGCCCGGCCGAGGGCCGCAGCGCCCTGCTGCCGCGCGTCAACCGCTccggcctccagcagcagagcagctgcgaGCAGTATGAGGTGGACTGGAACAACACGGCGTTCACGTGCGACGCCGAGGAGCTGGACCTCAGCCAGTCGCCCACGGCTGCATGCGCAGGCGGCTGGGAGTACGACTACGAGGGCCGGCGCTCCTTCGTCACGGAG TTTGACCTGGTGTGCTCCAACGGGTGGTGGGTGGACATGTACCAGGCCTCGCTCAACGTGGGCTTCCTGGTGGGCAGCATCGCTATCGGCTACCTGGCCGACAG GCTCGGCAGGAAAATGACCTTCCTCATCTCCAACTTGCTGAATGGGATCGCGGGGATCCTGGTGGCTCTGGCTCCGGACTACGTGTCGCTGCTGGTTTTCCGGACGCTCTACGGCTTCGGGGTGAAGGGAGGCTGGGTGGTGGGATACGTGCTGA TCACTGAGCTCGTGGGCGTGGAGTACAGACGCACGGTGGGGGTCCTGTACCAGATGTTCTTCAGCGTgggcatcctcctcctccctctacAGGCCTATTACATCACTGACTGGCGCTGGCTGCAGGTCGTCATCACCGTCCCCTACATCCTCATGCTGTCTTACTACTG GTTTGTGCCTGAATCTCCGAGATGGCTGCTGTCTCAGAACAAGAAATCCAAAGCTGTGAAGATCACGGAGGACATGGCCAGAGAAAACAACATGTCTCTGTCCAAGAAAATCGAG TCGATGGCAGATGACaacgccgcctcctcctccaccgcctccttcATGGACCTGATCAGAACCCCGAAGATTAGAAAACACACCTTCATCCTCAGCTACAACTG gttCACCAGCGCCGTCGTCTACCAGGGCCTCATCATGAGGCTGGGCATTCTGGGAGGAAACGTCTTCCTCGACTTCCTCATCTCGGGCCTGGTGGAGTTTCCCGCCGCCttgctcatcctcctcaccaTCGAACGCGTCGGCCGCCGCCTTCCGTTCGCCTCTGCCAACTTCGTGGCTggagcctcctgcctcctcaccGCCTTCATCCCTGACA gtaTGTTCTGGTTTAAGACCATCGTGGCCTGTATCGGTCGACTGGGCATCACCATGACCTTTGAGATGGTGATATTCGTGAACACTGAGCTCTACCCAACGTTTGTCAG GAACCTGGGCGTGTCCGTCTGCTCCACGCTGTGTGACGTCGGCGGCATCGTGGCCCCGTTCCTGCTCTACAGACTGGCTGTGATCTGGCTGGAGCTGCCGCTCATCATCTTCG GAGGCCTGGCCTTCCTGGCTGgtggcctggttctgctgcttcctgagaCCCGAGGCGTGCCGCTGCCCGACACCATCGACGACATCGAGTTCCCCAACAG TGCGAAGGAGAAAGCTGCGCAGACGACCCAGCAGTTGATCAACTTGTTGCCCAACGACGACATATTCACCAAGAAATGTGCCGAGGCGTGTGACATCGCCGTGTGA